The following are encoded in a window of Nitrospinota bacterium genomic DNA:
- a CDS encoding DUF494 family protein yields MKERIFGIVNLIVNHILENDDLDHEKNNVMENLISKGYNPNEIIDAFTWIRSFATNLYNDMQFDKFYNKPHAFRILSEEERMRFTVEAWGFLIKLRELGIIDDSLREEIINKALLIIDDEVDLDDIMIVASLAVFRQSYPLFKEEFLDQFQHGKNYLIN; encoded by the coding sequence TTGAAAGAAAGAATATTTGGAATTGTTAATCTAATCGTTAATCATATTTTAGAAAATGATGATCTGGATCATGAGAAGAATAATGTTATGGAGAACTTAATCTCCAAGGGATATAATCCAAACGAAATAATAGACGCCTTTACATGGATAAGAAGTTTTGCTACCAATCTATATAATGATATGCAGTTTGATAAATTTTATAATAAACCACATGCCTTTAGGATCTTAAGTGAAGAAGAAAGAATGCGATTTACAGTAGAGGCTTGGGGCTTTCTCATTAAGCTCAGAGAATTAGGGATAATAGATGATTCATTAAGGGAAGAAATAATTAATAAGGCTCTTTTAATCATAGATGACGAAGTTGATCTGGATGATATCATGATTGTTGCATCTTTAGCAGTATTCAGACAATCCTATCCTCTTTTCAAAGAGGAGTTTTTGGATCAATTTCAACACGGTAAAAACTATTTAATAAATTAA